GCACCCTTCCTTCTTTGATTATCCAAGAGAGAAGATCGCCAACTGGGAAGAAGAGCCTTTTGGATAGATCCTGGGCCATCTTAGTTGTATCTGCCCACCACAAAAAGGCGTAAGCAGTAGAGAGTACTCCAAATATATTTAAAAATATTACCCCTAAAGACATTACTGAGGTTGGGTTAAAATAGATAAGTAAATGCCAAAATCGAAGAGGTCTACCCAGGTCAAAGATAAGAGATAGAATTCCTACTAATAGAGGAAAAGGGGCAATCCAAGCCCCAAATTTAGCAATACTCTGATATGCCTCTTTACGAGATAAGTCTGCCAAGATAGAGACAATGAATGTCCCTCCCGAGAGACCACCAAGAAATAGATCAATCGGGACTAATATACTCCATGTAAATTCTTTTTCCATATTATTTACCTCCTATTTGGGATATAAGTAACTGCTGGTTTGTTGCCATACTCACAATGAAAAATAACCGCTCCAGTTGCCTTAGCTTTTGATATCGCACTTTTAGGATCATTCAGATCTCCAAAGATTAATGCTTTACCCATACAGTTTTGAACACAGGCAGGTTCAAGCCCCTTTTCCAGCCGGTGTACACAGAAGGTGCATTTATCTGCTATGCCTGTGCCTTGGTTGAGATATCTTACTTTATATGGACAGGCCAGAATACAATATTTACAGCCAACACACCGATCTTTATTAATCAAAACAATCTCATCTTTGTTTCGATATGAAGCCTTCACTGGACAGACTCTGATACAAATAGCATTCTCACAATGCATACAGGCTACTTTTCTAAGGGTCAATGAGAAATTGGGAAAACTCCCCTCACATTCTTCCTCTACCCTTGTTCTGCTGTGCCAGTCAGGCACATCATTCTCTGCCTTGCAGGCAACTGTACAGGCATTACAGCCAATGCAGCGTGAAAGATCTATCACCATCCCATATCTTTTAGCCATTATTTATCCTCCATAAAAAAGTCTCTTGCTGTAATAGTCATATCTTTATAAAATTGTAGCTTAGTATTTTTTATTACCCGCTCAAAAAAAGTTGGAGCCCAAGATAAAAAATAACTCCTTCTAAACTCTTCTTCTTCCTGCTTTTTCCCTTGAGTCCAAAGATATGCCATAAACTCAAGCTCTGAACAGATATGGTCTGGGAGTTCTTTAAACTGAGCATTTAACCCAAGCCCTGCTTTCTCATATTCTGCTAATACCTGCATGGTTGAAGGGCCCATCAGCCTCCCATCTATATATACCGAACCATAAGGAGGAGCAATCATCTTTGGATAACTGTTAATGAAAAGCCTGGTGTATTCTATCCGGAGTTCATCCAATGAATAATCTTCACCTAAGCTCCTAAGCAAAACCTCATCTGGATACAAAAAACATTTTGAAATCCCAAGGTATATCTGGGGTCGTTCATTTGCCATCATGCCTTTACCACCTCTACAAATGTATCATGAAAGGCTGAGCCACCGGTAATGTCTGCTTTAGCACTTTCTATTAGCGCTGCTTGAGAGCCACCCTTATTATAAGCTAACCTCAAGCCGGGTGAAAAATGACCAAACCCCATCACCATATAAACACAATCCGGCCGGATGCGGTCTGTTACTTTGAGTTTGATCTTTGTGCTGCCTACCTTACTCTTTACCCATACATAATCACCATCTCTTAATCTCTTAGCCTGAGCTACCTTGGGATTCATCCATAATTCGTTCTCTGGGTAGATCTCATGCAACCATTGATTATTCTGGGTCATAGAATAGGAGTGGACAGAGTGTCTTGAAGTAATCAGCCTAAATCTTCCAGCAGGAGGTTGTAGATTAGCCTTATAAACTGGTAATGGATGATGTCCTTTCTTTTTCAGGATATTTGAGTATAGCTCTATCTTGCCCGAAGGGGTGTTAAACTTAAGCTGCCTTCCTCTACGGTATGGAGAGAAGCCAGTTTTTGGTTTAAAAACACCATTTGCTTTAAGCCATCTATAATCAACCCCTAATGGCTCTACCTGCTGGTTTATGATATCAGTTACATCTCTATATTTAAAATACTCTCCTATCCCCAATCTTTCTGCCAGTTGCTTAAATATCCACCAACTCGGCTTAGAATCAAACATAGGTTTTATTGCTTGCTGACGCAAGGCTACAAATGGGGTTGGGTAGGGTTCACTTGCCTGAACTGGGTCTGTCCGCTCAAGATAAGTACATTCTGGAAGCACAACATCAGAAAATAGAGCTGTCTCTGAAAGTAAGACATCTATAGTCAAGGCAAAATCAAGTTTTTTGAATACCTCTATTGTTCTGTTTGTATCTGGCATATTGAGCATGGGGTTCATCCGAATATTCACCCAGCCCTTAATGGGATATGGCTTTTCAAAATAGGCA
This is a stretch of genomic DNA from bacterium. It encodes these proteins:
- a CDS encoding 4Fe-4S dicluster domain-containing protein, which produces MAKRYGMVIDLSRCIGCNACTVACKAENDVPDWHSRTRVEEECEGSFPNFSLTLRKVACMHCENAICIRVCPVKASYRNKDEIVLINKDRCVGCKYCILACPYKVRYLNQGTGIADKCTFCVHRLEKGLEPACVQNCMGKALIFGDLNDPKSAISKAKATGAVIFHCEYGNKPAVTYIPNRR
- a CDS encoding molecular chaperone TorD family protein; translation: MANERPQIYLGISKCFLYPDEVLLRSLGEDYSLDELRIEYTRLFINSYPKMIAPPYGSVYIDGRLMGPSTMQVLAEYEKAGLGLNAQFKELPDHICSELEFMAYLWTQGKKQEEEEFRRSYFLSWAPTFFERVIKNTKLQFYKDMTITARDFFMEDK
- a CDS encoding molybdopterin dinucleotide binding domain-containing protein, giving the protein MIREVAREFAQAAPSALVHPGWRTAWHKNDVQIRRAIHILNVLAGNWGAPGGIFLKEKIELGTPEHHPQMPSIPRIDEVSKYIWTPEEGLLQNARDNAYFEKPYPIKGWVNIRMNPMLNMPDTNRTIEVFKKLDFALTIDVLLSETALFSDVVLPECTYLERTDPVQASEPYPTPFVALRQQAIKPMFDSKPSWWIFKQLAERLGIGEYFKYRDVTDIINQQVEPLGVDYRWLKANGVFKPKTGFSPYRRGRQLKFNTPSGKIELYSNILKKKGHHPLPVYKANLQPPAGRFRLITSRHSVHSYSMTQNNQWLHEIYPENELWMNPKVAQAKRLRDGDYVWVKSKVGSTKIKLKVTDRIRPDCVYMVMGFGHFSPGLRLAYNKGGSQAALIESAKADITGGSAFHDTFVEVVKA